CTCTCTCAATTCGAAAATCCAGGATTTGAATTGATGTCCTTTCATTGATTCCTCCTAAATTGCATTGATTTATCCTAAAGATTTTATTTCAATTGGAATTTGGTTATTCACCATGTACGAGGATCCCCGCTAAGCATCCATGGCTGAATGGTTAAAGCGCCCAACTCATAATTGGCGAATTCGTAGGTTCAATTCCTACTGGATGCACACCAATGGGACCCTCCAATAAGTCTATTGGAATTGGCTCTGTATCAATGGAATCTCATCATCCATACATAACGAATTGGTGTGGTATATTCATATCATAACATATGAACAGTAAGAACTAGCATTCTTATTGAGACTAGAACTCATAGGGAAGAAAATAGATTTATGGATGGAATCAAATATGCAGTATTTACAGACAAAAGTATTCGGTTATTGGTGAAAAATCAATATACTTTTAATGTCGAATCAGGATCAACTAGGACAGAAATAAAGCATTGGGTCGAACTCTTCTTTGGTGTCAAGGTAATAGCTATGAATAGCCATCGACTCCCGGGAAAGGGTAGAAGAATGAGACCTATTATGGGACATACAATGCATTACAGACGTATGATCATTACGCTTCAACCGGGTTATTCTATTCCACCTCTTAGAAAGAAAAGAACTTAAATCAAAATACTTAATAGCATGGCGATACATTTATACAAAACTTCTACCCCGAGCACACGCAATGGAGCCGTAGACAGTCAAGCGAAATCCAATACACGAAATACACGAAAGAATTTGATCTATGGACAGCATCGTTGTGGTAAAGGCCGTAATGCCAGAGGAATCATTACCGCAAGACATAGAGGGGGAGGTCATAAGCGTCTATACCGTAAAATCGATTTTCGACGGAATGAAAAAGACATATATGGTAGAATCGTAACCATAGAATACGACCCTAATCGAAATGCATACATTTGTCTCATACACTATGGGGATGGTGAGAAGAGATATATTTTACATCCCAGAGGGGCTATAATTGGAGATACCGTTATTTCTGGTACAGAAGTTCCTATAAAAATGGGAAATGCCCTACCTTTGAGTGCGGTTTGAACTATTGATTTACGTAATTGGAAGTAACCAATTAGGTTTACGACGAAACCTAGAAATCGATCACTGATCCAATTTGAGTACCTCTACAGGATAGACCTCAACAGAAAACTGAAGAGTAACGGCAGCAAGTGATTGAGTTCAGTAGTTCCTCATAGAAAATTATTGACTCTAGAGATATAGTAATATGGAGAAGACAAAATTGTTTCAAGCACCGACAGAACCAGAAGTGCCCCTTGTTTCAAAGAGAGGAGGACGGGTTATTCACATTTCATTTGATGGTCAGAGGCGAAT
The sequence above is a segment of the Hevea brasiliensis chloroplast, complete genome genome. Coding sequences within it:
- the rpl23 gene encoding ribosomal protein L23; this encodes MDGIKYAVFTDKSIRLLVKNQYTFNVESGSTRTEIKHWVELFFGVKVIAMNSHRLPGKGRRMRPIMGHTMHYRRMIITLQPGYSIPPLRKKRT